The Temnothorax longispinosus isolate EJ_2023e chromosome 12, Tlon_JGU_v1, whole genome shotgun sequence genome includes a window with the following:
- the Hpr1 gene encoding THO complex subunit 1 isoform X3 — MAMFEVLRKDYSDYLQQHFKLSDVSLFQKKCVERCANDSDRKVAIDQALRDSLLAVLTENASGNVRSLELYITFCIELCRKDLATASMPVMLLGDIFDSMTLDRCEQLFTFVENNVTVWKEDLFFTACKNNLLRMCNDLLRRLSRSQQTVFCGRILLFLAKFFPFSERSGLNIVSEFNLENHTEFGLEKAEEDNLEQITKDDDKSENKIPIDYNLYRKFWALQDFFRNPNQCYNKIHWKVFSAHASNVLSAFASFKLEEQRSYPTTCIKMDTSMEGPYKETHYFAKYLTNQKLLELQLSDSNFRRYVLLQFLILFQYLNSTVKFKAETHELKPDQVEWVKTTTDQVYTLLTETPPDGPTFGETVKNILKREEHWNAWKNEGCPPFKRPTSDVTDEEPRKPRRSRRRIGDVIRDAQAVGKYHMGNPELTKLWNLCPNNLEACKSKDRDFLPSLETYFEDAIMELDPAAMVDDKYKKVNDGNFGWRALRLLARRSPHFFVHGNYPINKLPEYLETMIKKIAKDRPQTQSDVKLETEETPPSESTDQEFNEDVLKQESEQVDAETADVKARKLNKVTPEMVAKLSESLKNDWKKLATKFGYTNDEIAFFQSKTTPYEQCKTMLEIWAEEDEDASVENLAYILEGLKYTEALAVLKS, encoded by the exons ATGGCGATGTTCGAAGTGTTGAGGAAGGACTATAGC GATTATCTGCAGCAGCATTTCAAGCTGTCGGACGTCTCGTTGTTTCAAAAGAAGTGCGTCGAACGTTGTGCGAATGACAGCGACAGAAAAGTGGCGATTGATCAGGCGCTGCGTGACTCGTTGCTGGCCGTACTGACGGAAAACGCTTCGGGTAACGTGCGCTCCCTCGAATTGTACATCACGTTCTGTATAGAGCTATGCAGGAAGGATCTCGCGACGGCGAGTATGCCAGTGATGCTACTGGGCGATATCTTCGACTCGATGACGCTGGACAGATGCGAACAGTTGTTTACCTTCGTGGAGAACAACGTCACCGTGTGGAAGGAAGATCTGTTTTTTACTGCCTGCAAGAATAACTTATTGAGAATGTGCAATGACTTACTGAGAAGATTGTCGCGTTCGCAACAAACGGTATTTTGTGGCAGAATTCTACTGTTTCTCGCAAAGTTCTTTCCTTTCTCCGAGAGATCCGGCTTGAATATCGTTAGCGAATTCAACCTGGAAAATCACACGGAATTTGGCTTGGAAAAAGCAGAAGAAGACAACTTGGAGCAGATAACGAAGGACGACGACAAGTCAGAAAACAAGATAccaattgattataatttgtacagaAAGTTTTGGGCTCTGCAAGACTTCTTCAGAAATCCGAATCagtgttataataaaatacactgGAAGGTGTTTTCAGct caTGCATCTAATGTGCTGTCAGCATTTGCTTCCTTTAAATTGGAGGAGCAACGTAGTTACCCTACAACATGCATCAAGATGGATACTTCTATGGAAGGCCCTTACAAAGAAACGCactattttgcaaaatatttgacCAATCAAAAATTATTGGAGTTGCAGCTGTCAGATTCCAATTTCAGGCGATATGTATTGCTGCAATTTCTCATTCTTTTCCAGTATCTGAATAGCACTGTAAAATTCAAGGC TGAGACACACGAACTGAAGCCGGATCAAGTGGAATGGGTGAAGACCACTACTGACCAAGTTTATACTCTACTGACCGAAACACCGCCCGATGGCCCCACGTTTGGGGAGACCGTGAAGAACATCTTGAAACGCGAGGAGCATTGGAATGCATGGAAAAATGAGGGTTGCCCGCCGTTTAAACGACCGACATCGGATGTTACTGACGAGGAGCCACGAAAACCGAGGAGATCGAGACGACGTATCGGTGATGTAATTAGGGACGCGCAAGCGGTTGGAAAATATCATATGGGAAa cccAGAACTCACTAAATTATGGAATCTATGTCCAAATAATCTCGAAGCATGCAAATCTAAGGATAGAGATTTTCTTCCATCCTTAGAAACGTATTTTGAAGACGCTATTATGGAATTGGATCCTGCTGCGATGGTCGATGATAAGTATAA GAAGGTGAACGACGGTAACTTTGGTTGGAGAGCGTTAAGACTGTTAGCGAGACGAAGCCCGCACTTCTTTGTTCATGGCAATTAtcctataaataaattgccTGAGTATCTTGAGACAATGATTAAGAAAATTGCCAAGGATCGTCCA CAGACTCAGTCCGATGTGAAATTGGAAACCGAGGAAACACCGCCGTCGGAATCTACCGATCAAGAATTTAACGAAGACGTTTTAAAACAGGAAAGCGAACAGGTCGATGCCGAAACCGCCGACGTGAAAGCAAGAAAGTTGAATAAAGTCACACCGGAAATGGTGGCAAAATTATCAGAGAGCCTGAAAAACGATTGGAAAAAATTGGCGACGAAATTTGGTTATACAAATGACGag ATTGCTTTTTTCCAAAGCAAAACAACGCCGTATGAACAATGTAAGACTATGCTTGAGATATGGGCAGAAGAGGATGAAGATGCATCAGTCGAGAATTTAGCTTATATTTTGGAAGGTTTAAAATACACAGAGGCATTGGCGGTGCTAAAATCTTAA
- the Hpr1 gene encoding THO complex subunit 1 isoform X1, whose protein sequence is MAMFEVLRKDYSDYLQQHFKLSDVSLFQKKCVERCANDSDRKVAIDQALRDSLLAVLTENASGNVRSLELYITFCIELCRKDLATASMPVMLLGDIFDSMTLDRCEQLFTFVENNVTVWKEDLFFTACKNNLLRMCNDLLRRLSRSQQTVFCGRILLFLAKFFPFSERSGLNIVSEFNLENHTEFGLEKAEEDNLEQITKDDDKSENKIPIDYNLYRKFWALQDFFRNPNQCYNKIHWKVFSAHASNVLSAFASFKLEEQRSYPTTCIKMDTSMEGPYKETHYFAKYLTNQKLLELQLSDSNFRRYVLLQFLILFQYLNSTVKFKAFLASGYETSETHELKPDQVEWVKTTTDQVYTLLTETPPDGPTFGETVKNILKREEHWNAWKNEGCPPFKRPTSDVTDEEPRKPRRSRRRIGDVIRDAQAVGKYHMGNPELTKLWNLCPNNLEACKSKDRDFLPSLETYFEDAIMELDPAAMVDDKYKKVNDGNFGWRALRLLARRSPHFFVHGNYPINKLPEYLETMIKKIAKDRPQTQSDVKLETEETPPSESTDQEFNEDVLKQESEQVDAETADVKARKLNKVTPEMVAKLSESLKNDWKKLATKFGYTNDEIAFFQSKTTPYEQCKTMLEIWAEEDEDASVENLAYILEGLKYTEALAVLKS, encoded by the exons ATGGCGATGTTCGAAGTGTTGAGGAAGGACTATAGC GATTATCTGCAGCAGCATTTCAAGCTGTCGGACGTCTCGTTGTTTCAAAAGAAGTGCGTCGAACGTTGTGCGAATGACAGCGACAGAAAAGTGGCGATTGATCAGGCGCTGCGTGACTCGTTGCTGGCCGTACTGACGGAAAACGCTTCGGGTAACGTGCGCTCCCTCGAATTGTACATCACGTTCTGTATAGAGCTATGCAGGAAGGATCTCGCGACGGCGAGTATGCCAGTGATGCTACTGGGCGATATCTTCGACTCGATGACGCTGGACAGATGCGAACAGTTGTTTACCTTCGTGGAGAACAACGTCACCGTGTGGAAGGAAGATCTGTTTTTTACTGCCTGCAAGAATAACTTATTGAGAATGTGCAATGACTTACTGAGAAGATTGTCGCGTTCGCAACAAACGGTATTTTGTGGCAGAATTCTACTGTTTCTCGCAAAGTTCTTTCCTTTCTCCGAGAGATCCGGCTTGAATATCGTTAGCGAATTCAACCTGGAAAATCACACGGAATTTGGCTTGGAAAAAGCAGAAGAAGACAACTTGGAGCAGATAACGAAGGACGACGACAAGTCAGAAAACAAGATAccaattgattataatttgtacagaAAGTTTTGGGCTCTGCAAGACTTCTTCAGAAATCCGAATCagtgttataataaaatacactgGAAGGTGTTTTCAGct caTGCATCTAATGTGCTGTCAGCATTTGCTTCCTTTAAATTGGAGGAGCAACGTAGTTACCCTACAACATGCATCAAGATGGATACTTCTATGGAAGGCCCTTACAAAGAAACGCactattttgcaaaatatttgacCAATCAAAAATTATTGGAGTTGCAGCTGTCAGATTCCAATTTCAGGCGATATGTATTGCTGCAATTTCTCATTCTTTTCCAGTATCTGAATAGCACTGTAAAATTCAAGGC CTTCCTTGCCAGTGGCTATGAGACAAG TGAGACACACGAACTGAAGCCGGATCAAGTGGAATGGGTGAAGACCACTACTGACCAAGTTTATACTCTACTGACCGAAACACCGCCCGATGGCCCCACGTTTGGGGAGACCGTGAAGAACATCTTGAAACGCGAGGAGCATTGGAATGCATGGAAAAATGAGGGTTGCCCGCCGTTTAAACGACCGACATCGGATGTTACTGACGAGGAGCCACGAAAACCGAGGAGATCGAGACGACGTATCGGTGATGTAATTAGGGACGCGCAAGCGGTTGGAAAATATCATATGGGAAa cccAGAACTCACTAAATTATGGAATCTATGTCCAAATAATCTCGAAGCATGCAAATCTAAGGATAGAGATTTTCTTCCATCCTTAGAAACGTATTTTGAAGACGCTATTATGGAATTGGATCCTGCTGCGATGGTCGATGATAAGTATAA GAAGGTGAACGACGGTAACTTTGGTTGGAGAGCGTTAAGACTGTTAGCGAGACGAAGCCCGCACTTCTTTGTTCATGGCAATTAtcctataaataaattgccTGAGTATCTTGAGACAATGATTAAGAAAATTGCCAAGGATCGTCCA CAGACTCAGTCCGATGTGAAATTGGAAACCGAGGAAACACCGCCGTCGGAATCTACCGATCAAGAATTTAACGAAGACGTTTTAAAACAGGAAAGCGAACAGGTCGATGCCGAAACCGCCGACGTGAAAGCAAGAAAGTTGAATAAAGTCACACCGGAAATGGTGGCAAAATTATCAGAGAGCCTGAAAAACGATTGGAAAAAATTGGCGACGAAATTTGGTTATACAAATGACGag ATTGCTTTTTTCCAAAGCAAAACAACGCCGTATGAACAATGTAAGACTATGCTTGAGATATGGGCAGAAGAGGATGAAGATGCATCAGTCGAGAATTTAGCTTATATTTTGGAAGGTTTAAAATACACAGAGGCATTGGCGGTGCTAAAATCTTAA
- the Hpr1 gene encoding THO complex subunit 1 isoform X2, whose amino-acid sequence MAMFEVLRKDYSDYLQQHFKLSDVSLFQKKCVERCANDSDRKVAIDQALRDSLLAVLTENASGNVRSLELYITFCIELCRKDLATASMPVMLLGDIFDSMTLDRCEQLFTFVENNVTVWKEDLFFTACKNNLLRMCNDLLRRLSRSQQTVFCGRILLFLAKFFPFSERSGLNIVSEFNLENHTEFGLEKAEEDNLEQITKDDDKSENKIPIDYNLYRKFWALQDFFRNPNQCYNKIHWKVFSAHASNVLSAFASFKLEEQRSYPTTCIKMDTSMEGPYKETHYFAKYLTNQKLLELQLSDSNFRRYVLLQFLILFQYLNSTVKFKAFLASGYETSETHELKPDQVEWVKTTTDQVYTLLTETPPDGPTFGETVKNILKREEHWNAWKNEGCPPFKRPTSDVTDEEPRKPRRSRRRIGDVIRDAQAVGKYHMGNPELTKLWNLCPNNLEACKSKDRDFLPSLETYFEDAIMELDPAAMVDDKYKKVNDGNFGWRALRLLARRSPHFFVHGNYPINKLPEYLETMIKKIAKDRPTQSDVKLETEETPPSESTDQEFNEDVLKQESEQVDAETADVKARKLNKVTPEMVAKLSESLKNDWKKLATKFGYTNDEIAFFQSKTTPYEQCKTMLEIWAEEDEDASVENLAYILEGLKYTEALAVLKS is encoded by the exons ATGGCGATGTTCGAAGTGTTGAGGAAGGACTATAGC GATTATCTGCAGCAGCATTTCAAGCTGTCGGACGTCTCGTTGTTTCAAAAGAAGTGCGTCGAACGTTGTGCGAATGACAGCGACAGAAAAGTGGCGATTGATCAGGCGCTGCGTGACTCGTTGCTGGCCGTACTGACGGAAAACGCTTCGGGTAACGTGCGCTCCCTCGAATTGTACATCACGTTCTGTATAGAGCTATGCAGGAAGGATCTCGCGACGGCGAGTATGCCAGTGATGCTACTGGGCGATATCTTCGACTCGATGACGCTGGACAGATGCGAACAGTTGTTTACCTTCGTGGAGAACAACGTCACCGTGTGGAAGGAAGATCTGTTTTTTACTGCCTGCAAGAATAACTTATTGAGAATGTGCAATGACTTACTGAGAAGATTGTCGCGTTCGCAACAAACGGTATTTTGTGGCAGAATTCTACTGTTTCTCGCAAAGTTCTTTCCTTTCTCCGAGAGATCCGGCTTGAATATCGTTAGCGAATTCAACCTGGAAAATCACACGGAATTTGGCTTGGAAAAAGCAGAAGAAGACAACTTGGAGCAGATAACGAAGGACGACGACAAGTCAGAAAACAAGATAccaattgattataatttgtacagaAAGTTTTGGGCTCTGCAAGACTTCTTCAGAAATCCGAATCagtgttataataaaatacactgGAAGGTGTTTTCAGct caTGCATCTAATGTGCTGTCAGCATTTGCTTCCTTTAAATTGGAGGAGCAACGTAGTTACCCTACAACATGCATCAAGATGGATACTTCTATGGAAGGCCCTTACAAAGAAACGCactattttgcaaaatatttgacCAATCAAAAATTATTGGAGTTGCAGCTGTCAGATTCCAATTTCAGGCGATATGTATTGCTGCAATTTCTCATTCTTTTCCAGTATCTGAATAGCACTGTAAAATTCAAGGC CTTCCTTGCCAGTGGCTATGAGACAAG TGAGACACACGAACTGAAGCCGGATCAAGTGGAATGGGTGAAGACCACTACTGACCAAGTTTATACTCTACTGACCGAAACACCGCCCGATGGCCCCACGTTTGGGGAGACCGTGAAGAACATCTTGAAACGCGAGGAGCATTGGAATGCATGGAAAAATGAGGGTTGCCCGCCGTTTAAACGACCGACATCGGATGTTACTGACGAGGAGCCACGAAAACCGAGGAGATCGAGACGACGTATCGGTGATGTAATTAGGGACGCGCAAGCGGTTGGAAAATATCATATGGGAAa cccAGAACTCACTAAATTATGGAATCTATGTCCAAATAATCTCGAAGCATGCAAATCTAAGGATAGAGATTTTCTTCCATCCTTAGAAACGTATTTTGAAGACGCTATTATGGAATTGGATCCTGCTGCGATGGTCGATGATAAGTATAA GAAGGTGAACGACGGTAACTTTGGTTGGAGAGCGTTAAGACTGTTAGCGAGACGAAGCCCGCACTTCTTTGTTCATGGCAATTAtcctataaataaattgccTGAGTATCTTGAGACAATGATTAAGAAAATTGCCAAGGATCGTCCA ACTCAGTCCGATGTGAAATTGGAAACCGAGGAAACACCGCCGTCGGAATCTACCGATCAAGAATTTAACGAAGACGTTTTAAAACAGGAAAGCGAACAGGTCGATGCCGAAACCGCCGACGTGAAAGCAAGAAAGTTGAATAAAGTCACACCGGAAATGGTGGCAAAATTATCAGAGAGCCTGAAAAACGATTGGAAAAAATTGGCGACGAAATTTGGTTATACAAATGACGag ATTGCTTTTTTCCAAAGCAAAACAACGCCGTATGAACAATGTAAGACTATGCTTGAGATATGGGCAGAAGAGGATGAAGATGCATCAGTCGAGAATTTAGCTTATATTTTGGAAGGTTTAAAATACACAGAGGCATTGGCGGTGCTAAAATCTTAA
- the Mp gene encoding uncharacterized protein Mp isoform X7: MAMVISPRSKIVTLSLLIGIITLVALIITGVIGIWSGNSEKTNGTGTKMVSSKLQQVTGYAAMQHISRDADEDKSEESNPPPFITPPPPNPDYKGPKGEKGDKGEKGESVRGPPGPPGPPGRDEDWQMKIPQGPPGQKGDPGTCTCNATALMSSFTMPKMIQGPKGEPGVPGQEGKQGLMGLTGAAGPPGERGQQGSSGAKGDKGDIGIAGPEGPQGQKGEPGRDGIAGEKGAQGPPGPPGKGEFSGYDPSWKPRNIYRPEGITMRPGLPGQKGEPGISGNPGPKGESGIPGSKGIKGEPGHKGVKGDHGKDGSRGIQGFKGEPGAPGAPGLPGAPGENGRPAEKGAKGDTGPEGKLGPPGPPGSPGVGGSGGINVGDLGFGTKGDKGNSGAPGYQGDKGTKGEKGNKGDGGPAGIPGINGIQGPQGNKGEPGKDGVSGLPGIPGAKGERGERGPPGATTVANSGDYITIKGEKGAEGKRGRRGRPGPPGPVGPPGKPGTMGEIGLPGWMNSMKGRPGTPGIPGNSGPMGPKGEKGEPGAPSPYGVSVGIKGDKGDDGFPGIPGQPGREGQRGPPGAPGAPGPAPQGSYVRVPGPPGPPGPPGPPGLSLIGQKGEPGIGRSHVFGERDYYPPRQGARSSLDELKALRELKQLKELKEQLGVAAATRGPLESTTKIVPGAVTFQNTEAMTKMSSVSPVGTLAYIIDEQALLVRVNNGWQYIALGSLLPITTPAPPTTSPPPANPPFEASNLINQIPVKADGTGWYPRMLRMAALNEPFTGDMHGIRGADYACYRQARRAGLRGTFRAFLSSRVQNVDSIVRLGDRDLPIVNIKGDVLFNSWKEMFNGNGAYFSQNPRIYSFNGKNILTDFAWPEKVAWHGSHKLGDRAMDTYCDAWHSSSSDRYGLGSPLTGGRLLEQVRYSCDNKFALLCIEVTSELVRRRRSADNRPDDDIEMSENDYMEYLEELMQY, from the exons ATCAGTCGAGATGCGGACGAAGACAAAAGTGAAGAGAGTAACCCACCGCCATTCATCACGCCTCCGCCTCCGAATCCAGATT ATAAAGGTCCGAAAGGCGAGAAAGGTGACAAAGGGGAAAAGGGCGAGAGCGTCAGGGGTCCCCCGGGGCCTCCTGGCCCGCCTGGTCGCGACGAG GATTGGCAAATGAAGATACCACAGGGACCACCCGGTCAGAAGGGAGACCCCGGCACTTGCACCTGCAACGCCACGGCCTTAATGTCTTCCTTTACGATGCCAAAGATGATACAAGGGCCGAAGGGTGAGCCAGGAGTACCCGGACAGGAAGGCAAGCAGGGTCTAATGGGCCTCACG GGTGCGGCAGGACCGCCAGGGGAAAGAGGACAGCAGGGTTCGTCCGGGGCTAAAGGTGACAAGGGTGATATTGGAATAGCGGGGCCGGAAGGCCCTCAAGGTCAGAAGGGTGAACCAGGTCGGGATGGAATAGCCGGTGAAAAGGGTGCGCAAGGTCCGCCGGGGCCGCCCGGAAAAGGAGAATTTTCTGGCTATGAC CCCAGTTGGAAACCTCGAAATATTTACAGA CCGGAAGGTATCACAATGAGGCCAGGACTTCCAGGACAAAAGGGTGAGCCGGGCATTTCAGGAAATCCCGGGCCTAAAGGCGAGTCTGGAATACCCGGATCCAAAGGTATCAAAGGCGAACCCGGGCACAAAGGTGTTAAGGGCGATCATGGGAAAGACGGTTCTAGAGGAATTCAGGGTTTCAAGGGTGAACCTGGCGCGCCCGGTGCACCTGGGTTGCCTGGGGCACCCGGTGAAAACGGACGACCGGCGGAGAAGGGAGCTAAGGGTGACACGGGACCTGAAGGAAAACTGGGACCTCCAGGACCACCCGGTTCACCGGGTGTGGGCGGATCCGGTGGCATAAATGTGGGAGATTTAG GATTTGGCACGAAAGGGGACAAGGGCAATAGTGGAGCGCCCGGGTACCAGGGTGATAAGGGCACGAAGGGCGAAAAGGGCAATAAGGGTGACGGCGGGCCAGCTGGTATTCCCGGAATAAACGGTATTCAAGGACCTCAAGGAAATAAAGGCGAACCGGGTAAAGACGGAGTATCAGGATTACCCGGCATACCTGGCGCTAAAGGTGAGAGAGGTGAGAGAGGTCCTCCTGGAGCCACTACCGTCGCCAATTCCGGAGACTATATCACCATCAAAGGTGAGAAAGGCGCCGAAGGAAAACGGGGCAGGAGGGGACGACCCGGTCCGCCGGGTCCTGTGGGTCCTCCCGGAAAACCAGGAACTATGGGAGAAATCGGTCTACCAGGATGGATG AACTCGATGAAG GGTCGTCCTGGGACTCCTGGAATTCCGGGAAATAGCGGACCAATGGGACCCAAGGGAGAAAAGGGGGAACCTGGCGCACCGAGTCCTTACGGTGTTTCTGTCGGT ATCAAAGGCGACAAAGGAGACGACGGTTTCCCTGGAATTCCTGGGCAGCCGGGAAGAGAAGGTCAGAGAGGACCTCCAGGAGCTCCCGGAGCTCCTGGACCAGCGCCTCAAGGATCATATGTAAGAGTTCCGGGACCTCCAGGCCCTCCCGGGCCCCCTGGTCCGCCCGGCTTGTCTTTAATCGGACAAAAAGGAGAACCCGGGATCGGTAGAAGTCACGTTTtcggagagagagattatTATCCCCCCAGACAAG GAGCCAGAAGTAGTCTGGACGAATTGAAAGCTCTACGTGAACTCAAGCAACTGAAAGAACTAAAAGAGCAATTAG gtGTTGCTGCCGCTACAAGGGGACCTTTAGAAAGTACAACGAAAATTGTGCCAGGAGCTGTTACGTTCCAAAACACAGAAGCCATGACAAAA ATGTCTAGTGTAAGTCCAGTCGGGACGCTGGCTTATATAATAGACGAACAAGCTTTACTAGTCAGAGTTAACAATGGATGGCAATACATTGCA CTCGGCTCACTTTTACCTATCACAACGCCAGCACCACCAACGACATCTCCACCGCCAGCAAACCCTCCTTTCGAAGCATCCAacttaattaatcaaataccCGTGAAAGCCGACGGTACAGGG TGGTATCCGCGAATG TTGCGGATGGCTGCGTTGAACGAGCCGTTCACTGGTGATATGCATGGTATACGAGGAGCAGACTACGCTTGCTATCGACAAGCAAGGCGAGCAGGCTTGAGAGGTACCTTCCGTGCTTTCCTTAGCTCTCGAGTTCAAAACGTCGATAGCATTGTCAGATTAGGAGATCGAGATCTTCCTATCGTTAACATAAAG GGCGACGTGCTATTCAACTCTTGGAAAGAGATGTTCAACGGAAATGGGGCATACTTCTCTCAGAATCCCAGAATCTACAGCTTCAATGGAAAGAACATCCTTACTGACTTCGCATG GCCCGAGAAAGTCGCGTGGCACGGCTCTCACAAACTCGGCGACCGCGCAATGGACACTTACTGCGACGCCTGGCACTCGAGCAGTTCGGATCGCTACGGATTAGGCTCGCCGTTGACCGGCGGTCGACTGTTAGAACAAGTACGATACTCGTGCGACAATAAATTCGCGCTGCTCTGCATCGAGGTGACGAGCGAGCTGGTGAGGAGACGGCGGAGCGCCGACAATCGGCCAGACGACGACATCGAGATGTCGGAGAACGACTATATGGAGTACTTGGAAGAGCTCATGCAATACTAA